The following nucleotide sequence is from Zea mays cultivar B73 chromosome 1, Zm-B73-REFERENCE-NAM-5.0, whole genome shotgun sequence.
TACGGAGTACGTACTACTAGCACATTTCGTTTTCGTTTGGCCATTAATTAATGTGCTAACGGATGTGCTGTTTCTCGGCTGGTATGGATTAGTTTTGCAGCTGGCACACGAAAAAAAAAGAGGCGGCTCTCTTGGGAGTTGGGACGGTGGTTGGGTTAAGACTGTCCGCAACCGTTCCCCCTAAATTTTCCCCCCTAAATGTTACTATGCAGCCACGTCAGCAAGATTCCATCCCCTATATTCACTCGTCCCGCAACCGTTCCCTCTATACTTTCCCCTATATATCCCTCTACTCATTAAAAAACCATTTCCATATAACTAACTTTAACCAACTTCAATTTTGATTTTCTTTCATTATTTTGCACACGTCCGACATGTTACGCATGTATTCAGAAATCAAATTTATAAAAAATAATTACTTTACAATTACTTCCACAAAAAATATATAACAACTATTATTTTACAATACATTCGAATTTGCATATTTTCGTGATGACGTTTGATCCGTCCTGGGATACGAAATCAAATTTCGTGCAAACCAAATTGCACTAGTCTTATGCGGCAAGCCGCACTTGTCTTGCAACGAAAGCCATGTGCGGCTTTCGTCGGAAGCCACTAGCTTGCACCTGAAGCCGCATTCCTCTCCCCTATATATATGCAATCCATCTCTTCACAAATGCAACAACAAACTTTACTACATCAACAATTCAAACATTTCACAGTATGTCTCACAGCCATAGCGATGAAGACTCTTACTCGAGTGATAGTGACGACGAAACACTTATGCTTGTCAATCTTCTTGTCCTCAACATAGAGGCCAGACGCCACCTCCAACGACGGTCCCGTTTGGCTCGGCGGGTTATTCATAGAGATCATTTTCGTGGAGAAAATCTTATCCATCATCACTACTTCGCCGAGAACCCTGTGTATCCACCCCACGTCTTTCGTAGAAGGTACCCACTACTTATTATTCGAATACGGTTTAATATTTGCAATTTCATTACAAATATTCTTTATTATAAACTTAGGTTCCGCATGAGTAGGCCTCTTTTCCTGAGAATCTTGCAAGGTCTTCAACAACATGATTCGTACTTTACACAACGGGTAGACGCAACTGGTATGCCTGGTCTAGGTCCACTACAAAAAGTATGTGCGGCAATGCGGGTACTAGCATATGGGTTACCTTCAGATGCTGTAGACGAGTACATTCAAATAGGGGAGTCCACAACTAGGGAATGCCTTCATCATTTCTGTCGAGGTATCATTGCATACTTCAGTGGCTGGTATTTACGAACTCCTAACGAAGCTGACATAACACGCATCATGCACCATAGCGAATCAAGAGGTTTCCCAGGGATGTTGGGTTCTatagattgcatgcattgggagtggcggAACTGTCCTACCGCATGGCGTGGTCAGTTTTGTGGCAGAAATGGACGAGCATCTATGATCCTAGAAGCTGTGGCAACCTATGACCTTTGGATTTGGCATGCTTTCTTTGGCATGCCCGGGACAAACAACGACGTGAACGTGCTCCACCGATCACCAGTTTTCGACCCCATGACATCTGGCCGAATGCCACCTGTGCATTACACAATAAATGGTAATGCATATAACTTCGGATATTACCTTGCTGATGGTATTTACCCGAACTGGCCAACATTCGTAAAAGCTATAAGGCACCCATATGAGGAAAAGAAAGTGTATTTCACACAAATGCAGGAAAGTTGTCGAAAGGATATTGAGCGTGCATTTGGAGTTCTTCAAGCTAGGTGGGCGGTGTTACGAGGTCCAGCATATGGTTGGGATCGAAATCGTTTAACTGAAATTATAACAGCTTGCATCATaatgcacaacatgattgttgAAGACGAAGGGCCGTTTGCAGCTAATACTGATTTTGGAGATAACACTTCAACCAGCCAAGCACCACAACTAATTGCTGAAGGAAGGGCAGAATGGGTGATTAACCACTTCGATCTTCGTCGCCAAGAAAGATCATGCTCCCTCCAAAATGATCTTGTCGAGCATTTGTGGGCTCGGCGTGGAAGCATGTAAACTTCACCAGTCGTATGCTAAAGTTTATTGAAACTTGATTCTACTATGTGTAATTTCCATTCGCAAGTCGTACGTATCGGTTGTGAAATAAAGAAGTTCGTCATTGCAAACCTGTACTTGTTCGTCCAACACAATAACATGAACACTTGTAACGATTTGTACACATCACAAGCGATTCCAAGCTCAACACGCAGCCAATATATGAAAATTAAAGCAAACATGTTCACAGCAACTGGAAATAATTATTGTCGATTACAACACCTTAGAACAAACACAACTGCACGACTGTCCTTCACGACTTATGGTTCGAACAAATAATATAATGGTCTGCCAAACAAATGTAACGTTCTCACATAACCAAATAATACAAACAGGTTCGGTAAAACAAGCTCAAGTTACTAGTAACCGAATATATCTTTCACTCGTAACCAAATATGAATTCTTGCAACTTCTGTTTTTGTTTTTGCATCATAATCCAAACTTGGGGTTGGACATCTTCTTCATTCGTTGCCTCCAGCCTTTGTAATCTTTTTTCAGCAGATTCTAGTTCTTGAAGTTTCAATTCCCTTTTTCGTATGATGACCTTTTCGGCTTCCAATTCTAACCGCTTTTTCTCCATTTCCCTGTCTTCTTCTGTGCACTTCTCTTTTTTTGCACCCTTTTCTATGGACCTCTGAATTTGTTTTCCAGTTAATTCTTGCAAACGGCTGAGGTACTCTGGAGATGAAGATGATGCAGGTTTGTTTCTCTCTGATTTACTGAAATCACGACCACGCGGCCGTTTTCCTGTCAACCCTGCTGATGAACTATCATTTTCAGTTGTCGGAGCAGACGGAGTACCTGTGGACCCAACTGGATTTGCATTCAATCCGCGGAACGATTGTCCACTACAAATGCTCTCCCATTTCGGTTCTCCCTTAAGTTGGTGCCAGCAATGCATGTACTGAAAATTTTTGTTCTCCTCGTGTGCAAATAATGTTGTCGCCTTCGAAGTCTGTACAAATTAAGGTTTCATTTTACAAATGTGTTAACATGTATATAGATTCATTTGTAAATGATTTAAAGTCGGGAAAATTTGGGTTACCTTGTCGTCATCAGTTAACCCACTTTGTTTCTCTCTAAGAACTCTTGCATAGTACCCAGCAAACTTACTTACATCTGCTCTTATCTTGTCCCATCTGCTGCTAAGCGCTCTGTTCACTCGACAAGGAAAGTTCCCCCTCTGTTCGTTGTATCTTTTTTCAATTCTAGCCCAAAGGCCCTCCCTACGTTGCCCAGTGTGCACAACAGGGTCACTGCTAATTTGCAACCAGGTTGTGCAAAGTAGAAGATCTTCAGGGCCAGTAAAGTTTTGTTCCTTAGCCTTTTTGGGTTTTTGTATAGGAGGTGCATTCTTTTCAGGACTATTGATGTCTTGAACACTATGTTCTGCATCTGAGTCCAAATTCACAGGTATGGAAGGTATAGTATTGGAACCCTGCAATGGTGTACTGGTATTTGATGGTGGAATGCAATCAGGAAATGGGTTAACTTCAGGTGGCCCAAGAGGATTCCTGACAAAATTCAAGTAATGATTCCAGTACATAGCTGATTGAGAGGCCAGAATCATGGAAGATTGGGAAGAAGTATTCCCTGTATGCATGGGTGCCCACATTGTTGTCGGACCTTGAGCAGGGTTTGGAAAATTCAGGTTTCCCACGAGGTTACAATCCATAGCACTCTGCTGCATGTAAGCCGTGGGCCACATAGGGGGTGGAGGAACAAACTGCTGGCCAATAGATGAGTTTGACATGGGCTGAGAAGAAGTCGCATTGTTTGATGGGTCCATTCTAGTAAGGGTGGACAGGGGACAGATTAAGTCAGATGGTAATAAGAGTTAAATTTGACCATAAGCATTTCAACTAATGATTTAGAAATCAAACATAAAAAGCAGTAACAATTATAATAAAAGGTTCGCATTAACGGTTACAGTACTAAACCAAACACATGAGAGTTGCAACTTAGCAAAGTTCACAGACTACAATTATTCCTTACATCGAACTAAGTACTTCTTCGGACACTGTACTGCTTAGACATAGACATACATGACATATGGGTGTTCAAAAGGATGTCATGTACCTATCAGTGCCAACATAACCCTAAAACATATTCCAGTAGCTATTACGGGTAGACCTATCTGAATCACTGAAATACCATTCGTCACTCACGTCGgggcagtagaactcctcttcGTCAACAGAAGGATCAGTAACTGTTGGAGGGGGTGACGGAGAGGGAGGATCAACACTGATGTCATCCCACTCGTACTTAGCTACTTCTGGAaaggcttggacttttgcctctaAGGCATCCTGCTGAAGCAACTCTAGTTTATCTTTGATAGCAAACAATGTCCTAGCTAGGATTTCTTCATCATGCATGTGGTCTAATGCATGATCAACTAAACCCCCCAGGGATTTTGTGGCATCCTCTGTACAGTCGACAAGGACTTTCATCAAAGTCTTCATCTTATCTTCTTTGGAGGATGCCATTAACAAATGGGCTGCAAACATTTAATTTATGAAGTAACATGTTCAAACCCTTTTAAAAGCATATGCATTCTTGTAATGACAAAAGTTTACATATAAAATTACATACAAATTTTGTTTCAACCACAATGGTGTCATAAAAACATGCaataacattacaaacatgtaccAAATATAAGGGATGTAAAAACTAGAGATTCCAAATTCATAACTGATATGTACAATCACTTTCCTAAGATCTATCATATTGATGATCAAATGTAACAGATAAATTGTATCGTTACCCATATGAAAAAAATGAACATGTCCAAATGCAACATAGGATATTACTGAAGATGAGGTAACACATGTACACTTCGAATCATAAAAAAACAGACAGATGCAAACTTGGCAGTTCTACTTATCAGTAAAATATTTGTTGGCAGGTACATGGGAATGAACCTGCCAAGAACATTGTATACACATTTCAAGCTTACGAAAATAATTGCCACAGAAATATAAAGGAAACATGTaagtgcagagacaaatggtagagGTAATGTCCCTAGAGGAagacaagtttaagtttgaaaCATTACATATCCTGGCACAGTAAACAAGTGATTTAGTATTGTCGGTTATATTGGTGGATACTCATATAGTGCCAAAGGGTAACATTGCACATAAAAGGCACAAAAACAATGTCTCAGTTCAAATACATGAAGGACAGTCGAATCAACAGCACTGGATGGCATGGAACATAAAGTATGGTATACCAGGCCCATAAATCACCGGATGCAAAACTACCTAACTTCATACCTACAACAGTTCTGTGCTTGTGCTAAATCCTATGGGCTTGGCAACAAAAAATACGAATTTGTAACACCGCAGCAGTGGTAATGTTAATTTGTCGTCACTGAACTTTTCGTTTGAAGAGGAACAAGAACGTATACCTCTAGTAGGTATGGATCTGGGCCGCAAGACGGCGAATGAAGCACAATACGACTTCAGTTGTAAATCTATCGGAACATAAACAATGATTTGCCGTGGATTTGTAAAGCAAATTACCTTAAGAACGGGAGATTTAGTGCCCACCAAGTCGAATCGAAGGGGATGCGTCTGGATCTGATGGCGCCGTTGAGGGTCTGAGACGAAAGCCAACGGATCGGACGCGACGAACCTCGGCGGAAGCGGATGTGACCCCTCTTCGTCTTCGCTCGCGAACGTAAGTGCGTGCTCACGACGTCGACTTCGTCTTCTGCGCACCCGAGCGGGGCCGGTGCCGAGTCCACCGGCCGACGGGAGATCCGCCGCCGCGTCGCCTCCAAAAATCGCCCTTCCGTGGACGGGTGGAGACGGAGCGAGGTGGAGCGAGAACTTTCCAGTGTCTGGCGCGGGCGGCTCCTTCCGCGCGAAGAAGCCGA
It contains:
- the LOC103642818 gene encoding protein ALP1-like, with protein sequence MSHSHSDEDSYSSDSDDETLMLVNLLVLNIEARRHLQRRSRLARRVIHRDHFRGENLIHHHYFAENPVYPPHVFRRRFRMSRPLFLRILQGLQQHDSYFTQRVDATGMPGLGPLQKVCAAMRVLAYGLPSDAVDEYIQIGESTTRECLHHFCRGIIAYFSGWYLRTPNEADITRIMHHSESRGFPGMLGSIDCMHWEWRNCPTAWRGQFCGRNGRASMILEAVATYDLWIWHAFFGMPGTNNDVNVLHRSPVFDPMTSGRMPPVHYTINGNAYNFGYYLADGIYPNWPTFVKAIRHPYEEKKVYFTQMQESCRKDIERAFGVLQARWAVLRGPAYGWDRNRLTEIITACIIMHNMIVEDEGPFAANTDFGDNTSTSQAPQLIAEGRAEWVINHFDLRRQERSCSLQNDLVEHLWARRGSM